DNA from Mycobacterium bourgelatii:
CGGCACTCCTTTCGCCGCACTGACTATGTAACGCATATCACGTGCGTAACGGCACGCTACTCGACCCGTCAACCCCCTGCAAATCACGTCATGTGCGTTATACAAATCACACGATGTGCGTTAATCTCCCCGGGTGGCGCAACTCACCTTCCGGCGGGCTCGTACGGAGGAGAACAAGCGCCAGCGGGCCGCGGCGCTGATGGAAGCGGCGCGGTCGCTGGCCCTAGAGACCGGCGTGGCGTCGGTGACGTTGACCGCGGTCGCGAGTCGCGCCGGGATTCACTATTCGGCGGTGCGCCGGTACTTCACATCGCACAAAGAGGTCCTGCTTCACCTCGCGGCCGAAGGCTGGGTTCGGTGGTCGAAGACCGTGTGCGAGAGCTTGAGCGAACCCGGCCCGATGTCGCAACGACGGGTGGCCGCGGCGCTGGCCGATGGGCTGGCCGCCGATCCGCTGTTCTGCGATCTGCTGGCGAATCTTCATCTGCACCTCGAGCACGAGGTGGATGTCGACCGGGTTCTGGAGGTCAAGCGCACCAGTACCGCCGCGGTGATCGCCCTGGCGGACGCGATCGAGAACGCTCTGCCCGAGTTGGGGCGGTCGGGGGCGTTCGACATCCTGCTGGCCGCCTTTTCGCTGGCGGCGACGCTGTGGCAGATCGCCAACCCTCCGGAGCGGCTGAACGATGCCTACGCCGAGGAACCCGAAGTCGTGCCGCCGGGTTGGAACCGGGACTTCGCTTCATCTTTGACCCGTTTGCTCACCGCTACCTGCAGCGGCCTGGTGATGGATCGCCATGAGCAATAACGAGGTTGTGGTGCGTGGGGCTGGTGCGCTTAAGATACTTAGCGCAGC
Protein-coding regions in this window:
- a CDS encoding TetR family transcriptional regulator, which gives rise to MAQLTFRRARTEENKRQRAAALMEAARSLALETGVASVTLTAVASRAGIHYSAVRRYFTSHKEVLLHLAAEGWVRWSKTVCESLSEPGPMSQRRVAAALADGLAADPLFCDLLANLHLHLEHEVDVDRVLEVKRTSTAAVIALADAIENALPELGRSGAFDILLAAFSLAATLWQIANPPERLNDAYAEEPEVVPPGWNRDFASSLTRLLTATCSGLVMDRHEQ